In the Desulfitobacterium hafniense DCB-2 genome, ATCTTGGGGTCCACCACATGGGGAGCAGTACCGTCCAGTAAAGCAATCCCCAACTCTGGAATAACAATACCGTCTATGGACTGATTATCGGAGGAACAACAATGATACTCCAGATCAAAACCTGCTTTGAGCATTTCTTCCCCAATTTTTTTCATGAAGGTTGATTTCCCCACACCTGGGCCACCCTTGATCACATAGATATGCCGGGCGGTAGCGTCCGCCAGGTAATGATAATAGGAGTAAAAACCAAGATAAGTAACACCACCGGGGAACATTTTTCTAATGACTGGATTCTTGGCCATAAGGACTCCCCTTTCCATGCTTTATTCCTGCAACACTAAGTATATTCAGGAGCAGGGGCAAGAGTGACGAAAATCCCTGTCGAATGATAAAAAAGAGGGAACAGTTGGACTGTCCCCCCATGGTTTACGGATGCCTGTATCCTTTGTAGTCGTAGATGTTCCGCTCTTTTTGCTTATCATACTCCTGATAATGGGGGTCTCTCACGGTAACAGGAGATTTTGGACGTGAGACTTTTTTATGTTTTCCCATGCCGTAATCAGCCCTTTCTACGCTATAGTTTGAGCACCCATGATTTATTCTGAGTTAATTTGCTGATCAATATGCAGTTATCTGAAGTTAAAGATTAATCTCATTAATGATGATGATGGTGATCATGGTCATGACCGTGACCGTGGTGATCGTGGTCATGACTATGGTTGCAGACAGCATTGGTGGAGACAAAGGTCCCTGCCGCATAGGCTTGAGCTGCTTCCAAAGCCGGGCCATTGGCTCCTCTTAACACCTCTATTCCGGCATTTTCCAAGCCGGTGATGGCTCCGGGGCCAATCCCGCCACAGATGACAGTTTCCACTCCTTTAGACTTGAGAAGCTGGGCGATTCCTTCATGCTGATGTTGGAAATCAGCCGTATCAATCCGTTCCTGACCGGACACCTTACCCTCTTCAATGAGGAAAAGGGTAAAGGCCTGACTGCGGCCAAAATGAGCATTAACCTTCTCCCCTTCGGTAGGGATGGCAATTTTTTTGTTCATGAAATTCTACCTGCCTTTCCATATGTATATGTGAGATAACCCCTCAATAGTTTAAGCGTTTCAGAGTACCAGAGGATGTCAAGCTTATCCTAACTCCCCTATTTATAATTGTCAATCTTTGATAAAGCGTGTAAAATTCTAGTAAAGTCTGGAAGGGAGGATTCATGATGTGGGAATCTCCTCGGGAATTAATGAATGCTTTGGAACAGGAAGGTTATATCCTTGATCAGGATAAAGGGACCACTTTATTTTTGGCCCTGGCCCTTCACAAGCCCTGTCTTATTGAAGGACCGGCGGGAGTCGGCAAAACTCAGCTGGCCCTGGCTCTGGCCCGCAGCACCGGCCGCAGACTGATTCGCCTCCAGTGCTATGAAGGGCTGGATTTAAATAAAGCCCTTTATGAATGGGATTATGCCAAACAATTACTGCGTCTGCAGGTGGGAATCTCCGGCTGGGAAGAGATTAAGGAGAATATTTATGGACCGGAGTTTTTATTGGCCAGGCCTTTGCTGCAAACTGTGCTTGCGGAAGAGCCCGTTATTCTTTTAATTGATGAACTGGACAAAAGCGATGAAGAATTTGAAAGCTTTTTGCTGGAGCTGCTTGCCGAATTTCAAGTCACCATTCCGGAAGTAGGAACCTTTAAAGCCCAAAATTCTCCTATCGTCCTTTTAACCAGCAACAACACCCGGGATCTTTCCGAAGCCTTAAGAAG is a window encoding:
- a CDS encoding NifB/NifX family molybdenum-iron cluster-binding protein; this translates as MNKKIAIPTEGEKVNAHFGRSQAFTLFLIEEGKVSGQERIDTADFQHQHEGIAQLLKSKGVETVICGGIGPGAITGLENAGIEVLRGANGPALEAAQAYAAGTFVSTNAVCNHSHDHDHHGHGHDHDHHHHH
- a CDS encoding AAA family ATPase, which gives rise to MMWESPRELMNALEQEGYILDQDKGTTLFLALALHKPCLIEGPAGVGKTQLALALARSTGRRLIRLQCYEGLDLNKALYEWDYAKQLLRLQVGISGWEEIKENIYGPEFLLARPLLQTVLAEEPVILLIDELDKSDEEFESFLLELLAEFQVTIPEVGTFKAQNSPIVLLTSNNTRDLSEALRRRCVHLLLAYPDVEQEMRILAQRCPEVAAALIQDVCEFVAKIRKIPLRKLPSVSESMDFARALHILRQDSLDMQQLEGTLSILLKYPSDLAKLEDRLKAWQQEAARRTQA